A stretch of DNA from Streptomyces venezuelae:
GCCGGGGCTCCGGCCAGCTCAACTGGCTCCTGGACGAACTGGTCGACCGGGTCGGCAGCATCCGCAAGGCGGTGGTGCTGTCCGGAGACGGTCTGCCCACCGGCAGCTCCAAGGAGCTGACCCGGGAGGACAGCGAGCACCTGGCCGCCGTGGCCTCCGGCTTCCACAGCCTCGCCAAGGGCGTCGGCCGGCACTTCGAATCGGGCACGGTCCGCCAGACGGTGGTGGAACTGGACGAGGCCTTTCTCTTCGTCATGGCCGCGGGTGACGGCAGCTGTCTGGCCGTCCTGTCCGACGCGGACTCCGATGTGGGGCAGGTCGCCTACGAGATGACCCTGATGGTCAAGCGGGTGGGCGACCACCTGGCGACCGCGCCGCGCACCGGACTGCCCGCCGGCGGGTGAGTCGGACGGCATGAGCGACCCAGGCCAGGACCAGGCCGGCGCCGGGCCGGTCGACAGCACACCCTTCGAGCACGCACCCTTCGAGCCCGGACTGCTTGACCGCGGACCGGCTGACAACGGCCTGGCTGACAACGGACCGGCCGACAACAGTCCGGCCGACAACAGCCCGGCCGGGCACGCCCACTGGTTCGACGACGACGCCGGCCCTGTCGTCCGCCCGTACGCGATGACCCGCGGCCGGACCAGTCACGCCGGCCAGCACCGGCTCGACCTGATCGCCCTGGTCTTCGCCGAACCCGCGGCCGACGACCCCGTCTGGGACATGACCCTCTCCCCGGAACACGCCGACATCCTCGTGCTGTGCCGGGAACGCCCCCAGTCGGTCGCCGAACTCGCGGCCGAACTCGACCTTCCCATCGGCGTGGTGCGGGTCCTCATCGGCGATCTCGTCGACGAGGAGCTGGTCCATGTCACCCGGCCGGTACCACCGGCCGAACTGCCCGACGAAACCATTCTGCGTGAGGTGATCGATGGCCTTCGGGCGCTCTAGCCGGACCGGCGGCATGCACGTCGTGCCGCCGGTCGAACCGCTGACCCTGAAGATCCTGGTCGCGGGCGGCTTCGGGGTCGGCAAGACGACCCTGGTCAGTGCGGTGAGCGAGATCAGACCGCTGCGTACGGAGGAGACCCTCTCCGAACCCGGCCGCGACATCGACGACACCAGGGGAGTGGAGGCGAAGAGCACCACCACCGTGGCGATGGACTTCGGCCGGATCACCCTCCGCGAGGACCTGGTGCTCTACCTGTTCGGCACCCCCGGGCAGGACCGCTTCTGGTTCCTGTGGGACGAGCTCGCCCAGGGCGCCCTCGGCGCCGTGGTGCTCGCCGACACCCGCCGCCTGGAGGACTGCTTCGCCGCCATCGACTACTTCGAACGGCGCGACATCCCCTTCCTGGTCGCGGTCAACTGCTTCGACGGGGCACACCGCCACCCGGTGGTCACCGTCCGGGAGGCGCTGGACCTGGATCCGGGCGTTCCGCTGCTCCTCTGCGATGCCCGTGACCGCGAGTCGGTCAAGGACATCCTGGTCGGAGTCGTGGAGCACGC
This window harbors:
- a CDS encoding roadblock/LC7 domain-containing protein; translated protein: MTTPQTAGNEGRGRGSGQLNWLLDELVDRVGSIRKAVVLSGDGLPTGSSKELTREDSEHLAAVASGFHSLAKGVGRHFESGTVRQTVVELDEAFLFVMAAGDGSCLAVLSDADSDVGQVAYEMTLMVKRVGDHLATAPRTGLPAGG
- a CDS encoding DUF742 domain-containing protein — translated: MADNGPADNSPADNSPAGHAHWFDDDAGPVVRPYAMTRGRTSHAGQHRLDLIALVFAEPAADDPVWDMTLSPEHADILVLCRERPQSVAELAAELDLPIGVVRVLIGDLVDEELVHVTRPVPPAELPDETILREVIDGLRAL
- a CDS encoding GTP-binding protein, yielding MAFGRSSRTGGMHVVPPVEPLTLKILVAGGFGVGKTTLVSAVSEIRPLRTEETLSEPGRDIDDTRGVEAKSTTTVAMDFGRITLREDLVLYLFGTPGQDRFWFLWDELAQGALGAVVLADTRRLEDCFAAIDYFERRDIPFLVAVNCFDGAHRHPVVTVREALDLDPGVPLLLCDARDRESVKDILVGVVEHAMTLARDRRQPART